The genomic stretch ATATTTTTTTTCTGCTTTATGGGTATTGTATAATTCATATATTTCTGCATCTTTCAAGATGGTTGGAAATAGTAGACAAAGAAGTTCCGATGATCTCTCTAATCTCGCAAACGCATATTGGCTTTACTTTCAGCATCAAAACAATTCTGAGCCTGGTCTTATCTCCCAATGCTTTGAATATTTTAAATGCTCACTCATTCTCTCTCTTTTCTTCATTTCGCCAAATGTCGAAACGGGATTTAGCTGTCAATTAACTTTATGTTATTATTATTTATTTGGCAATTTTCCGATAATGTTTA from Candidatus Cloacimonadota bacterium encodes the following:
- a CDS encoding ArsR family transcriptional regulator, which encodes MFKALGDKTRLRIVLMLKVKPICVCEIREIIGTSLSTISNHLERCRNI